The Setaria viridis chromosome 9, Setaria_viridis_v4.0, whole genome shotgun sequence sequence TCTCTAGTCTCGATAGCCGGTACCTCGAGAAGGAGCTTCCAGATGATATATACTGCAAGATCAAGGAAATCCGCCAGAGTGTGTTTCATGATGAATCAGAGAACGCTATTCTGGACCCTGAGCATGAGAAGAGGGTTAGAAACATCCTCAAGGCCTTGGATTCTGACGATGTTGACCTTGTTGGCTTGCTGTTAAAGGAGTCTGCAGTCACCTTGGATGATGCATTCGCTGTACACTATGCTGCAGCCTACTGTGAGCCTAAAGTGTTTGCGGAATTGCTGAAACTGAATTCTGCCAATGTGAATCTGAAGAATAACAGTGGGTATACACCGCTGCACATAGCTTGCATGAGGCGAGAACCAGATATCATTCTTTCGCTTGTGGAGAGGGGAGCCTCTGTGATGGAGAGGACCCCGGATGGGCGTGATGCTTTTACTATTTGCAAGAGACTAACAAGAGAGAAAGACTGCAACAGGAAGTTGGAGAAGTGCGAGGAGAAAAGCAAGGCTTACTTGTGTATCGACATATTGGAGCAAGAACTTAAGAGGAAATCCTTCATTTTGGACCAGATCTCCATAGAGGAGTCAATTGCCACACCTTTGCTGGTTGATAATTTTCACATGAGGCTCATAAACTTGGAAAACAGAGGTTTGCTTATAATCCCTCTAGTCTTGAACTTTTTGTTAAATGACACTTCACCTTTATATAGTTTGTCCCACCCACCTCTCAAACACAATTAGAAGCAAACATTTAGTGGAAATAGGTATCagaaatcaaaacaacctcTTTTAGCAAATCAACTTCCTAAAAAAAGGTACTAATGTAATGTTTGTACTAATGCCTAGTGAGTTTAGTTCATCATGTCACTGATGCAATGCTTCCTCAGATAGTGTTTTGGGATTTTATCATTTTTGCCTTCATTTGGCTTGAGAAGTATATGGTCTGACTGGCTTAGTTTGCAACAATATTCACACTAGGCTTTGTTTGTGGAAACTTGATTGTTTCTATCCTTTGAACAATATACTGCGATTATGCTTGTATGCTCGGCATGATGTAATGTAACTCAAAAGGAAGATACCTAGTGCTTCTAGTAGTATTGCTGGCATGTGCTGCTATTTTGCCTCTTTCTGGATTGAAACTAAAGCATATTATTCTGAAAACTGTTGCTGAAGTCTACGCTCATGTCTATGCAGTTGCCTTTGCAAGAATATTCTTCCCGTCTGAAGCCAAGCTTGTCATGCGCATAGCACAAGCTGACTCAACTGAAGAGTTTGCTGGCATCAGAAATTTCAGTAAACTGAAGGAGGTGGATCTAAATGAGACCCCCACGATGCAAAACAAGAGGTTGCGTGAACGCCTCGATGCCTTAACAAAGACAGGTGCGGGCAATAGCTCTCTATGCATCATATGTAAATTAACCATGCGTGTATACTAAATTATTTGACACTTCATCTTTCAGAATACTTGTTGCAGTATGCTATCATTTTCTAATGATCTGTTTctcatttcttcagttgagctTGGGAGGCGATACTTCCCTCATTGTTCAGATGTTCTTGACAAGTTCCTCATTGAAGAATCCACCGATTTGATTTACCTTGAAACTGGCACTCCAGAGGACCAGCATCTCAAGCGGATGCGCTTCTCTGAACTCAAAGAGGACGTGCGCAAGGCCTTCACAAAAGATAAGGCAGCTGTTACAGCCATAGCTTCCTCAGCatcctcatcttcgtcttcaAGGTACGAAGGGAGGGGTAGACAATCCAACAGGAAATCGAAACAATCACGATGATATCAGTAGTTTAAGTTGCAATCTGTTCAAAACACATGACTTTGAGAAAGGTGGGAGAAGGAAAgcttgtaggttgttttgacaaCGTGTAGCACAATGAAGCAATTCGACCCAGCCTGGCGAGAATTTTCTGTAGCTGCTGTGCTTTGACATGTTATGCTGTTTCGGTAGATAATTTCCAAGTGTTGATTGGCAGTTTTGCAGCCACTCAACTTGTCTTGCATGTTAAAACTTAAAACTGCTTTTTGGCTGGGACATGGAGAAGTGGTGCTAATATAAATATGTATAGAAAATAGTTGTACTCCTGTAGATATATGAAAAGATACATATGGCCTTATAGAAAAAGTGTTTATGTATAGTAAAGACAAGAAAATTGCAGTAAGTTAAAcaaagcccttgtttacttccctccaaactcccaactttgacactatgcaaaaagaagattccccatcacatcaaacttgcggtacatgcatggagtactaaatgtagacaaaatcaaaaactaattgcacagttttgttgtactttgcgagatgaatcttttgagcctaattagtcaatatttggacaataattcacaaatacaaacgaaacgctacagtgtcgtatttatggtaaaataccaatttggcacctcccaacttgggaagtaaacaaggccaaATGTGTGTTTCGGTGGTTGAACTTGAAAGAATCATTTTTTGTCAGTTGCCTGTGCCTTTTGAGGCAAAATGGCAGGGGCTCTgcattctctctttttttttgaacagtTAGTAAAaagctggattttttttttaacgcaACGAAAGCTCGTTTCACTGGATGGTTCCTTTCCACAGGAGTTGTGAAATTATCCTGTTACCATCATGTAGGACGTTCTGTCTATCAGAGTGTCAGTGTACGAAGATGTCACTGAAAGTAGGGTATTCCGGCTGTTAGCAACAGATGTTAGGCCAAGATGTGCTCCTGGGAAAAGATTGGGGACCAGAAACCGATTTTcagtggtgactggtgagtgcTCTGATGCTCTTTAAAGAGAGATGGGGATGCGCAGTCATGACCCAGGAAGCAAGTCACCTGCTCCTTTGACCACTAAACCACTATGCTGGATAGTTCCGCGGTTTAGTTTGCTATCTGTGGGTGGCTATCTGATCGCGATAGCGGTGATACTGATGCCATATTTTCAATGTAGCCAAGAATAAAAAGCAAAGCAAAGTGTAATTTAAGAAATATCGTCCACTTATTAAAATCCTAAGTCTTGAAGGTATAGCCGATCTTTTCACGATCTTCTGCTGTTAGCGTATCTGCAAAAATCAAACTGTGCAAGCACAGCTGGTTACAAAATGTCATCGAACACAACCGTGCCATTCTCAAGTGTCAAGGCCTAAAGAGTCGACAATAACCTTCGAGTTCAGGTGCCGTAGCACTAGCACCTTGCACCCGTCAGATGAGATGGTGTCCACGGTGACAGAATCCGCGCCTCGACCGGCCGCGGCGAGCCGGAGTGGTGGGCCAAGCAGCATCTCTTTTCCTCGCAGTACAGAAAGAATGGGCCTATTGCATGTTAATCCATTCTGGGCCTAAGTACTTGTAGTTGGGCTTCGGCCCACGCTTTCTCCTCCTCACAGCATTGCTTTCTCCTTTATCAGCAAAACAGCCGACGCCCCAGCATCAGAAACCTTCAGTAGACGATGCAGCTTCAGTACCTGGTAAGCTACAGCAGGCCGGCGCCGCGAGGGTGCGCGTGCGGCGTGCACACATGACTTCCGGAAAACGGCAGAAGTTGGACGGTCCTCGCCGCGTCGgaggcgacgccggcgaggtggagggTGGCGGGGGAAGCTCGGGCGGAAGGGTGCGTGGGGGCGAGATGCGAgcgctgttttttttttcttttttctttttcccgcGTGGGGGTGAGCCGAGCGGATAAGTTGGCTGGGTGCCGCGGGGGGCTCTCGACGGATGGCTATCCGGAGAGCCCTCTCCGCGTAGTCAGGTCCTTTCAGAAATGCGTGTCGGTCCATTGGTTTGGGCTTGAAAAGGAATTGTTCTGCTGTTGGTTTGAAACTTTGAATCAAGTCGCAGAGGTTGGAgacattttgaatttttttttaaaaaaagtcacTTTGACTGATTGGTTCCTCTTGCTGGACTCGTGAAATTATGGATGGTTCTCGGTTGCTAATTTGGTTTGAAGAAACTTCCTTGTGACATTATGATGATGCAATTGGAAACAGGACCTCGCCTGTAACTGATTGCGACCAGAAACCAAATCCAACTGGATGATGGTGAGGGCTAGCTTGGATGTCCTGAGAGAAAGGGAGAAGCCGATTTATGAAGCAAATATAGGTTCCTctacttttcttttccttgcttgaaggcaccACCTGGTCACTAAACCACGCCGTTGTAGATTGCGTTTTCTTTATCGACAAGTGCTGACGAGGAAAGGCGAACGATCCATTTCAGCACACCTGAAAGAAGGAACGCTGTATGATTGTCGATTTACACGAGTGGGAAATCTCCCTTGTGACACCACCGAAACTCTGCTATCTGGTAACTGAAGACCTTCGGGCCGGTCATTTCCTCTCCTCGGTGCACGCACAGCATCGGTTTGTTTTTCCTTCTCTGCACTCATCAGTCTCTAATCTCCATCAGCACGAGCTGTTACTAAACTTGTTCCTCGGCATGTTCGCTCATCGCTGCAAGACATGGTAGGCATGGGGGCGGGCGTTTGTTTATGGTGCAGTTGCAGGAGACACGGCACGCCCGTGTGCGCCtgtctgcaggctgcagctgcaggtgTCCAGCCGAGGACCAGCTTCCGTGGATGACGACAGGAAGAGCTGGTGCCCTGGTTCACACAAGCACTTGGCTCCCACTACCGAATAAGCTCCTCGTGGGGTCGTGGGCTGGAGTCGTCGGCCATCACATGCTCATGCTCGCTCGCTCCCGCGGATAGATGATAATTTATTGATTATCGTATTGGTTGATGTCGAGAGAGTCTATTTCATCGGCGCCTTTTAGGTCATGAGTAGAAATGGAATATCGAGATTTCCATTCGCTGAACAACAGACCACGTGGTGGTGTGGGGGCACTAAGGTCAtcttagattataatcctttAAATTATACTATAAGTTGGCTTATGAGCCATGGGTACTAGATTAAAATAACATTTTAATTACTCTGGGACCTACGTGGTCCCTAGTGATTTTAGGATAGCCTTTTACCCTATTATCTATGGTTCATAATACAGCTTATATAATTCCAAGATGCCTGACCTTGTGTACTATGCTGCAATGCAATTCCTTACCTTCTTAGGCTGAGCTACAGAGCATTATTATTCCTCAGAATCCTCACTGAATCGTATTTGGCGAACTGTTAGCACACGAGGTGGGGTAAAAACGTTTGGAGTAGAATCCAAGCATGCCTGGCACGTTTTGCGGAAGAAAAAGGTAGCGTGTTTGATGCAGTACTCTTAAAGAAGAAGAACCTTATTCGCCCAAAAAAAGATAAGAGGCAACATGTTTATCTAGCACACTTGGTT is a genomic window containing:
- the LOC117839153 gene encoding BTB/POZ domain and ankyrin repeat-containing protein NPR3, with the protein product MEASTISFSSPSSSPQSTPPPPPPRATPTELEAVRLRRLSDNLERLLDPAFLDCADAEVALAAGKGGAAVGVHRCILAARSAFFRDHFASLPPPAAFGEKPRLELADLVPGGRHIGQDALVPVLGYLYTGRLKSAPQDATVCMDDACGHGACRPAIDFVVESMYAASGFQISELVSLFQRRLSDFVSTALDEDVVPIVHVASTCELQDLLNQSLQRIAVSSLDSRYLEKELPDDIYCKIKEIRQSVFHDESENAILDPEHEKRVRNILKALDSDDVDLVGLLLKESAVTLDDAFAVHYAAAYCEPKVFAELLKLNSANVNLKNNSGYTPLHIACMRREPDIILSLVERGASVMERTPDGRDAFTICKRLTREKDCNRKLEKCEEKSKAYLCIDILEQELKRKSFILDQISIEESIATPLLVDNFHMRLINLENRVAFARIFFPSEAKLVMRIAQADSTEEFAGIRNFSKLKEVDLNETPTMQNKRLRERLDALTKTVELGRRYFPHCSDVLDKFLIEESTDLIYLETGTPEDQHLKRMRFSELKEDVRKAFTKDKAAVTAIASSASSSSSSRYEGRGRQSNRKSKQSR